A genomic segment from Mycoplasma sp. 1018B encodes:
- the gatB gene encoding Asp-tRNA(Asn)/Glu-tRNA(Gln) amidotransferase subunit GatB — translation MNNFEVIIGIEIHLELNTKTKMFSPSKNDFNAVPNTTINQIDLGYPGTLPLPNKQAVKFAIMLAKALNMQIDDELHFDRKNYFYTDLPKGYQITQFYRPIGKNGKLNININGINKIIDIERIHLEEDTARQYHQGNTTKLDYNRAGVPLIEIVTKPVIRSSEEAIAYIDMIKRIALTLGISDAKMENGSLRADLNISLRPHGYNGFGTKVEIKNMNTFSNVKTAIEYEINLQTKNILTNIPILQETKRFDENTQTNIVMRTKTGEVDYKYFPEPNIPFIKLSNDFLNNISIPELPWIKEQRYKNENINTIYINSLINNINLANYFDSINYKDREKLAKLFFAEIVQLANSLNKEVIDLNIKTIHIEQALNLLDQEIISGKSFKKLITLLPNFDQENIEDLVEKYNLKQISDKNKINEFILKSFKDEMLNDYNKRPERVIKQILGQVMKLSDGQVNPKITNDLVIEFLKNKKKNN, via the coding sequence ATGAATAATTTTGAAGTAATTATTGGAATTGAAATTCATTTAGAATTAAATACAAAAACTAAAATGTTTTCACCTTCTAAAAATGATTTTAATGCTGTTCCTAATACAACGATTAATCAAATTGATTTAGGATATCCTGGAACTTTACCCTTACCTAATAAACAAGCAGTTAAATTTGCCATAATGTTAGCTAAAGCGTTAAATATGCAAATTGATGATGAGCTACATTTTGATAGAAAAAATTATTTTTATACTGATTTACCTAAAGGTTATCAAATTACACAATTTTATAGACCAATAGGAAAAAATGGTAAATTAAATATAAATATTAATGGAATAAATAAAATAATAGATATAGAAAGAATTCATTTAGAAGAAGATACAGCAAGACAATACCACCAAGGAAATACTACCAAGTTAGATTATAATAGAGCAGGAGTACCACTTATAGAAATAGTAACTAAACCAGTAATAAGATCAAGCGAAGAAGCAATAGCTTATATCGATATGATAAAAAGAATTGCTTTGACTTTGGGAATTTCAGATGCTAAAATGGAAAATGGTTCTTTAAGAGCTGATTTAAATATTTCTCTAAGACCGCATGGATATAATGGTTTTGGTACTAAAGTAGAAATAAAAAATATGAATACATTTAGTAATGTTAAAACAGCAATTGAATATGAAATAAATTTGCAAACTAAAAATATTTTAACTAATATACCGATTTTACAAGAAACTAAAAGATTTGATGAAAACACTCAAACTAACATCGTTATGAGAACTAAAACTGGCGAAGTAGATTATAAATATTTTCCAGAACCTAACATTCCGTTTATTAAATTGAGTAATGATTTTCTTAATAATATTTCTATACCTGAATTACCTTGAATTAAAGAGCAACGCTATAAAAATGAAAATATCAATACTATTTATATTAATAGTTTGATAAACAATATTAATTTAGCAAACTATTTTGATTCAATAAATTATAAAGATCGAGAAAAACTAGCAAAATTATTTTTTGCAGAAATAGTTCAATTGGCAAATAGTTTAAATAAAGAAGTAATTGATTTAAATATAAAAACTATTCATATAGAACAAGCTTTAAATTTATTAGATCAAGAAATTATTTCAGGAAAATCATTTAAAAAATTAATTACTTTATTACCAAATTTTGATCAGGAAAATATTGAAGATTTAGTAGAAAAATATAATTTAAAACAAATAAGCGATAAAAATAAAATAAATGAATTTATTTTAAAAAGTTTTAAAGATGAAATGTTGAATGATTATAATAAAAGACCTGAAAGAGTTATAAAACAAATTTTAGGTCAAGTAATGAAATTATCTGATGGTCAAGTTAATCCTAAAATTACTAATGATTTAGTAATCGAATTTTTAAAAAATAAAAAGAAAAATAATTAA
- a CDS encoding site-specific DNA-methyltransferase codes for MIDVNKIINDDSIKVLKKLPSESIDLIFVDPPYWMRTKGKLLRVDGTEFNGVKEEWDKFATSQDYNNFTREWLKECYRILKKNGSIWVIGGMQCIYTIGGIMQDLGYWILNDVIWQKTNPTPNFKGTRLTNSHETLIWATKSSNSKYTFNYKTAKELNTFIENFNKGNRKQLGSIWKFPVVNGKERLKDENNKKLHSTQKPELLLYYIINISSKIGDIILDPFAGTMTTAKIAKQTGRNYLMIEKDPKYCYFGQKRIDQTEIKIDKIENAFWDQKAPKVVFKDLINNNYLTPGEIFYLKNQEESKFILTEDAKLKIDNQILDIHKAAALANNSKSERLNGFNYWFVKRNNQKVALKEIREIYRKNKKE; via the coding sequence ATGATAGATGTAAATAAAATAATAAATGATGATAGCATAAAAGTATTAAAAAAATTACCATCAGAAAGTATAGACTTAATATTTGTTGATCCTCCATATTGAATGAGAACAAAAGGTAAATTATTAAGAGTAGATGGAACAGAATTTAATGGTGTAAAAGAGGAATGAGATAAGTTTGCAACCTCACAAGATTATAATAATTTCACAAGAGAATGATTAAAAGAATGTTATCGGATACTTAAAAAAAATGGTTCTATTTGAGTTATAGGAGGAATGCAATGTATTTATACTATTGGTGGAATAATGCAAGATTTAGGTTATTGAATTTTAAACGATGTGATTTGACAAAAAACTAATCCTACACCTAATTTTAAAGGTACTAGATTAACAAACAGTCATGAAACTTTAATTTGAGCCACCAAAAGTTCTAATTCTAAATATACTTTTAATTATAAAACAGCTAAAGAATTAAATACATTTATAGAGAATTTTAATAAAGGAAATCGTAAACAATTAGGTTCAATTTGAAAATTTCCAGTAGTAAACGGTAAAGAACGTTTAAAAGATGAAAATAATAAAAAATTACATAGCACACAAAAACCGGAATTATTACTTTATTATATTATTAATATCTCATCAAAAATAGGTGATATTATTTTAGATCCTTTTGCCGGAACAATGACAACAGCTAAAATAGCAAAACAAACAGGAAGAAATTATCTTATGATAGAAAAAGATCCAAAATATTGCTATTTTGGACAAAAAAGAATAGATCAAACTGAAATTAAAATAGACAAAATAGAAAATGCTTTTTGAGATCAAAAAGCACCTAAAGTAGTATTTAAAGATCTTATAAATAATAATTATTTAACGCCAGGAGAAATATTTTATTTAAAAAATCAAGAAGAATCCAAATTTATACTGACTGAAGATGCTAAATTAAAAATAGATAATCAAATTTTAGATATTCATAAGGCTGCAGCATTGGCTAATAATAGTAAAAGTGAGCGTTTGAATGGATTTAACTATTGATTTGTTAAAAGAAATAATCAAAAAGTGGCTTTGAAAGAAATTAGAGAAATTTACAGAAAAAATAAAAAAGAATAA